Genomic window (Rossellomorea aquimaris):
TCGGCTTTTTCACGGACATCCAGAACAACAACATTTTCATCGCCCAATTTACCTGCCAATGTATCATTATCTGTTACTGAGTCATGTTTACGCTCTACAGCCTCTTCACCACTTGATTTGCGGACAAAATGCTTCAGAACATCTCCTTCTTCAATAGTTCCGAGATAATCATGTCCGGAACTTTTTGCCCAAGCTTGAAGATCCGCCTTAGAACCCTTGTCTGTTGCTTGGATTTCAATCACTTGACCTGCTTCCAGGTTATTCATGGCCTTTTTTGTTTTTACGATCGGCATTGGACAAGCTAATCCCTTTGCATCTAATACGAAATTTGATTGAATCGTGTTCATTAATAAAACCTCCAATTACCTCACAGGGTATATTTCATTGCAAAAAAAATTAGATGAATAAGTTCACGTTACCATTTTCAGCATCCGCTAAATACGCAGCTACTCCAGCATACTCAATTTCTTCTAATAATTCGTCTTTGTGTAAACCTAATAAATCCATTGTCATGGTACATGCAACCAGTTTGATATCCTGTTCCCTTGCCATGTCAATTAAATCAGGTAAAGGCATAGCATTATGCTTCTTCATGACACCTTTGATCATTTTAGGACCCATGCCCATGAAATTCATGTTGG
Coding sequences:
- a CDS encoding sulfurtransferase TusA family protein; this translates as MNTIQSNFVLDAKGLACPMPIVKTKKAMNNLEAGQVIEIQATDKGSKADLQAWAKSSGHDYLGTIEEGDVLKHFVRKSSGEEAVERKHDSVTDNDTLAGKLGDENVVVLDVREKAEYAFKHIPGSISMPLGELETRACELNKDKDIYVVCRTGNRSDMAAQLLAEKGFNNVINVVPGMSDWTGNVESNVK
- a CDS encoding DsrE/DsrF/DrsH-like family protein, translating into MSERKTTNIILFSGDYDKAMAAYIIANGAAAYDHDVTIFHTFWGLNALRKEEMVPVKKGFMEKMFGGMMPRGADKLGLSNMNFMGMGPKMIKGVMKKHNAMPLPDLIDMAREQDIKLVACTMTMDLLGLHKDELLEEIEYAGVAAYLADAENGNVNLFI